The genomic region AGATTAGACCCATAAACTCCAGTGCTAACAGGCGAGCACGAAGCCCGAGCAGCAGTACTTCTAACAGCAAGGAAAACGACCATTTCTGGAACTGTAGCAGCACGAGAATTCAGAGCTTTGACTTCAAATAAGTGCAAATGTTTGGCTTATGCTAAAAGTCCGACTAAACGTCTATGGGCTAGTGCATGCAAGCGGTTGGAAGCCTCAGCCGACACAGGCCATGCACGCACCCCGTACAGCAGTTCGTATTGACCCGTGCATAGAAGCCAAGAGATTCTAGCTGATAAGCTCATGAATTTTAGATTCTATTATCGAGTTTTTGGGAGCTTCAGCCATTGTTGATTCTAGACAGTAATTTTTGATGAGCATGAATGCTTAGAGGGCGCTGAAGGTGGGCAGAACTTCGTGAGGTACTTTGCTTAGCTAACTGTGCGCCCCCCATCAAAGGTGATTGAGATGAAAAAGGTTGCTAGCGGATGAAAGCTTTGCTACTGTTATCAGTGACAGCGAGTTCGCTAAAAGCGAACTCCCGCATACTCCCTCTAAATAGTGGCAACAGGTCTTTCAGTTGAGAGACCGAAGTGCTCGTTAAGCAGAAAGTTGAGGTCGAACACTAGCTTATGGTTTATGCGCTCTACGAACGTACAGTGCCGTCAGTCACTGATTTGATATTCATCTGTGCCGAAAAGTCTGTTATGAGAATTGAATTAGCTCGGAAAAATTATTGGAGCACGATAGTGGCTCTAAGGAGATGTGCTTATGAGCTAGCGTGCAATACAGCACGCGATCACACGGATAATAAACACGCTAATGACAAACCAGGGCCTTTCCTGGTTTACATAAAGACTCTAGCTAACCTAAGAACTCATAGGAGGTGTAGTCGTTATGTAAAACAAAATTTCAAGAACAAAGAGATTGAATTCGATGGAAGAGGAAATCGCTATGTAAAGCATGGACCAACGGCAGCAGAGCAGATGACCAGAAGGCTAGAGCCTCCTCTAGTTCTGAGAGATATGAGCCCAAGCAGACAGGAACCTAGTACTCATATTGTGTCAAACCTGTGTATGATGCACGACTTACACAAGAGGGTCAGCATTATGGTTAATGTTGTATAGGAGATACGGTCATCCTGGACTCATATCGCAAACATGTAGAAGAGAGAGCAGCTTTAAGTGTGCCTCCTTTGCCATTAGATGAAGAGATAATTTTATTTCTTCTTACTGATGAGATAGGGTTACAGGTCTCTTCAAAGAGGCCTTCCTTTTTCCTTTACCAATACCTCGCTGCCAAGAGGTCTGCATTGAGATTGTTCGTGGTGTCTTATAGAAATTTGCTACGTCGCAATAAGCGTCGAAGCGATTTTTGTTCGCATCACGAACTCTCTCTTACAACTTGTGATGCGTTAGGCACCCAATAGTCTTGATGCTCCTCGCAAGGATTGCCCTCGGTATGCCTTGTGTGAAGGAGATTTTCATGCGCGTCAGTAAGTGCTATGTCATTCACGAGTTCTTAGAAGACCATCCTGAGGCTGAGCGATCGCTTCAGCTATGGCACAAAATTGTGTCCTGTGGATGCTGGAAAAACCTAAAGGAACTAAGCCAAACCTTTCCTGAATCAAAAAGAGTTGGAAAACTCACTACTTTCAGCATAGGCAACGGTAGATTTCTTGTTTCAGCAACCATAGATTACAGGGGGCAACGACTGTTTATCCGCAATGTACTTAGGTCTGCGGGTCATGAAGAACAGCAACCTTAAGACTAAAGGACGAAGCTACCAGGAGCTTCTGGTAGCTTTTCATCCTAAGGTCATCAAATCCAAATCAGGGTTAGACGCCACTGTAGAGGTGGTTGAATCGTTGATGAATAAGGAAGAGCTAACAACCGATGAGAAGGACTACAAAGAACTACTCATTATGCTGATAGATGATTACGAGGAGAAGAAATTCTCCATTTCAGACATCTACGGAGTTGAGCTGCTCAAGGGACTGATGAAAGAGCGAGGTCTTCGTCAGAAAGATCTGGTTCACATCTTTAAGACGAAATCGGTAGTTTCTGAGATATTAAGCGGTCAGCGAGAGCTGACCCCGCAGTATACTAGGAGGCTGGCCGAATACTTCAACATCCCAGATTCCGCATTCTATCCTCTCCAAACCCATGATATTTAAGGAGAGTATCTACAAACGATGGGCCAACAACTTTTCTGGTCGTTGGCCCTATTTCTAAAGGAGAACGACTCATGTGGAGTACAGCTATCGATACCTTTCTATACGCCTGTAAGTTTGTGCTCGAATACTTCTTAGAAAGGTCTCTTGACCGAATGACTAGACAGATTTCTAAACAACGGACTATGCACTCACTTCAGCCTCGTAGCCATAATTCTATGCCTGACATATATGGTGTAGTGGCGCTAAAGGCTCTCATTGAGGAGAACGACTTACGCCGTAGGGATCTTTCTGACATTTTTGAGACGAGAGCAAACTGCTCTGAAGTGCTAGCTGGCAGGCAGCCGCTAACCATTCAAAATGTTCAGAAAATATGTGACAGGTTTCATATCTCGCCTTTAGTATTTTTCCCAAGATAGTCTGCTGACACAGAGTGATGCCTAAACCTTTTTACACGAAGACGAAGACGGATAAGGAGATATTATCTAATAATCTCATTATCTAGACCTTTCTATACCCTCGGGAAATATGTCTCATTGCGTGTCTCAAAACTCCTTTATCAAAACATCTTAGAGGCAATAAGACCCTTAGCCTACTAACTGTTTTGTGACAAGCTCTACCGCATAAGTATCGTTCTCCAACGGCCTCTGTAGATCAAAACAACTGTGCAGTTCGGATATCTGATCTGAAAGTACCTTGCTGAGCTCGATAGTCACAGCTTCGAGTGTGATCGCTTCGAGTGGTGCATACGATGGTGCCAACGCAGCTCTAAGTCGCTCGCTGATTCGATGCTCTATCTTGAAGTCGGCCACGGTAACAGGCTCAAACGAACAAAGCCAGTCTTCCATCTGAATCATGTATGAGCGTAGACTGTCTAGCAAAGACTGCGCGTAGAATAACTCCCCACGCTTTGCTTTACGAATGGCTTCGTGAGCACAGGCTAGCGCCTTACTAATCACTCGGCTGACTTCTATAGTCTCTGGTGGTGGAAACGTCAGTAGCGCAGACTGATTGAGCAGCTCTTGTACTTGTCCAGTGCGATCAAAGAGAATATCAGTGTCAAACCTAAGAAAAGGTGAGGGCTGTAGCGTCTCTACATTCCAGTAGAAAACATCAATCTTGAGAAAGGAGCGAAAGTGCGATACACAGTGCTGCGTTCCACTACGCCACTCGTTGAACAGCCAATCACCCCAGAGTGCAGGCATATCGAACTTTTCGATGATGAGACGTTCTTGCCCCGCAGGTGTAGCAACCACTCTCAGATCGATATCAGAGTAGGCATCTGCCGAACCATTAGGAATTGAGCCAGCGACAAAAGCGCCTACTACATCTTGCTGTTTAGAGAAGTAAGCTGATACGCGCTGAAGAAGCTGGTCTCGTTCTAGAACTAGCTGCTGTTGTGAGATCATAGATACTTCTGTGCTAAACAGACGCGAAATTCTTAGATCGAAC from Synechococcus sp. PCC 7335 harbors:
- a CDS encoding type II toxin-antitoxin system HigB family toxin; translated protein: MPCVKEIFMRVSKCYVIHEFLEDHPEAERSLQLWHKIVSCGCWKNLKELSQTFPESKRVGKLTTFSIGNGRFLVSATIDYRGQRLFIRNVLRSAGHEEQQP
- a CDS encoding type II toxin-antitoxin system HigA family antitoxin, with the translated sequence MKNSNLKTKGRSYQELLVAFHPKVIKSKSGLDATVEVVESLMNKEELTTDEKDYKELLIMLIDDYEEKKFSISDIYGVELLKGLMKERGLRQKDLVHIFKTKSVVSEILSGQRELTPQYTRRLAEYFNIPDSAFYPLQTHDI
- a CDS encoding aminoglycoside 6-adenylyltransferase gives rise to the protein MISQQQLVLERDQLLQRVSAYFSKQQDVVGAFVAGSIPNGSADAYSDIDLRVVATPAGQERLIIEKFDMPALWGDWLFNEWRSGTQHCVSHFRSFLKIDVFYWNVETLQPSPFLRFDTDILFDRTGQVQELLNQSALLTFPPPETIEVSRVISKALACAHEAIRKAKRGELFYAQSLLDSLRSYMIQMEDWLCSFEPVTVADFKIEHRISERLRAALAPSYAPLEAITLEAVTIELSKVLSDQISELHSCFDLQRPLENDTYAVELVTKQLVG